One Poecilia reticulata strain Guanapo linkage group LG4, Guppy_female_1.0+MT, whole genome shotgun sequence genomic window carries:
- the cfap144 gene encoding cilia- and flagella-associated protein 144: protein MAGGRQEKDLVHLNAIHVESVKKERRYQKLHTEFSINPYRKLHVLPDKPMCSKPPESLSEDTTYIDAYRRVRMAPYLKYPRPITESQEIGWFATELPPHDRQDQRFNFPRRKTDVTQLALFTKKRGD from the exons ATGGCCGGTGGCAGGCAGGAAAAGGACCTTGTTCATCTAAACGCCATTCACGTTGAGAGCGTAAAGAAAGAGCGGCGATATCAGAAACTGCACACCGAGTTTAGCATCAACCCTTACAGGAAGT TGCATGTCCTCCCAGACAAACCCATGTGCAGTAAACCACCAGAATCCCTGTCAGAGGACA caacatATATTGACGCCTACCGAAGGGTCCGCATGGCACCGTATTTAAAGTACCCCAGGCCCATCACTGAAAGTCAAGAGATCGGATGGTTTGCCACTGAACTG CCTCCACACGATCGTCAAGACCAAAGATTCAACTTCCCACGACGTAAGACAGATGTCACTCAACTtgctctttttaccaaaaagcGTGGCGATTAA